The Pseudophaeobacter arcticus DSM 23566 genome includes a region encoding these proteins:
- a CDS encoding 2-hydroxyacid dehydrogenase, with protein MARERLSVVVTRRLPEPVETRLSELFDVQLRSDDTPMSRQELAAAMKAADVLVPTVTDTIDAALLGQAGDKLKLIANYGAGVDHIDVATARQRGILVSNTPGVLTDDTADMAMALIMAVVRRIPEGLAVMQKGDWQGWAPTAMLGGRLAGRRLGILGMGQIGQAVARRARAFGMQIHYHNRRRLRPEIEADLEATYWESLDQMVARMDVISVNCPSTPSTFHLLNARRLKLMKPSAVVVNTSRGEVIDELALTRMLRSDEIAGAGLDVYEKGTRINPRLRELPNVVLLPHMGSATLEGRIEMGEKVLLNIKTFEDGHRPPDQVVPAML; from the coding sequence GTGGCAAGAGAACGTCTGAGTGTTGTCGTAACGCGACGGTTGCCAGAGCCGGTAGAGACTCGGCTGAGCGAGCTGTTTGATGTTCAGTTGCGCAGCGATGATACGCCGATGAGCCGCCAGGAACTGGCCGCCGCGATGAAAGCGGCGGATGTGCTGGTGCCAACGGTCACGGATACCATTGATGCCGCCCTTCTGGGTCAGGCCGGCGATAAGCTGAAACTGATTGCAAACTATGGTGCAGGGGTCGATCACATTGATGTGGCCACGGCCCGTCAGCGCGGCATTCTGGTGTCCAATACGCCGGGTGTATTGACCGATGACACCGCCGATATGGCAATGGCTTTGATCATGGCGGTGGTGCGCCGTATCCCCGAAGGGCTTGCCGTGATGCAAAAGGGCGACTGGCAGGGCTGGGCGCCAACAGCGATGCTTGGGGGGCGTCTGGCAGGGCGGCGTCTGGGTATTCTGGGTATGGGTCAGATTGGTCAAGCTGTGGCGCGCCGGGCCCGCGCCTTTGGCATGCAGATCCACTATCACAACCGCCGTCGCCTGCGCCCCGAAATCGAGGCCGATCTGGAGGCCACCTATTGGGAAAGCCTGGATCAGATGGTGGCGCGCATGGATGTGATTTCGGTCAATTGCCCCTCGACGCCCTCGACCTTCCATCTGCTGAACGCCCGGCGGCTGAAGCTGATGAAACCCTCGGCGGTGGTGGTCAACACCTCACGCGGCGAGGTGATCGACGAACTGGCCTTGACGCGGATGCTGCGCAGTGACGAAATTGCCGGCGCCGGTCTGGATGTCTACGAAAAGGGCACCCGTATCAATCCAAGGTTGCGCGAGTTGCCAAATGTGGTACTTCTGCCGCATATGGGTTCTGCAACCCTGGAAGGCCGGATTGAGATGGGTGAAAAAGTCCTGTTGAATATCAAAACCTTCGAGGATGGGCACCGGCCACCGGATCAGGTTGTGCCTGCCATGTTGTAA
- a CDS encoding SH3 domain-containing protein, with the protein MAAASERGPVTNLPLPRYVSMKAAEGNVRRGPSLTHRIDWVFKRRGMPLEITAEFGHWRRVRDQDGAGGWVHYALLSGARTVLIQEDMLTLHAQANEQSAVTAALEYGVVARLGKCVPAWCEVSVGGFSGWAPKGKLWGVMPEEIRD; encoded by the coding sequence ATGGCTGCGGCCTCTGAACGCGGCCCGGTAACCAATCTGCCGCTGCCGCGCTATGTCTCCATGAAGGCCGCCGAGGGCAATGTGCGCCGCGGCCCCTCTCTGACCCACCGCATCGACTGGGTGTTCAAACGCCGCGGCATGCCGCTGGAGATCACCGCCGAGTTTGGTCACTGGCGCCGCGTGCGCGATCAGGATGGCGCCGGAGGCTGGGTCCATTACGCTTTGCTGTCCGGAGCTCGAACGGTGCTGATCCAGGAAGACATGCTGACCCTGCACGCCCAGGCCAATGAACAGTCAGCGGTCACCGCCGCGCTGGAATACGGGGTGGTGGCACGGCTGGGCAAATGCGTGCCCGCCTGGTGCGAAGTCTCGGTTGGCGGCTTCAGCGGCTGGGCGCCCAAGGGTAAGTTGTGGGGCGTGATGCCGGAAGAGATCCGCGACTAG
- a CDS encoding AAA family ATPase → MRIRAIRLENVRRFTDPVEITGIGAGLNVLAAPNEQGKSTIFDALHAVFFKDAKSWDKDIRALAPRAGGEPRVEVEIELDGSCYRLAKQFQKTSGKGDLRIWQGAQLYLQSDAAEAWLQNLIKSPKEGGPSGLLWVRQGLTNFADAKETLAARQDLMSSVAGEVDSITGGQRMDVIRRDVRQSLDRLVTSRGAKKGGALDQAMTEVTTLAAREEELAAKVHELRGQLDQRQDLRRELADLQDPEAQQSLETRLRQSQQELQAAEHYQEKLTVAEQALRNATLVLDNHNSALAGFLARRQDRAEAEQARSEAAETLKRISDVLDPAHAEAQQAEQVLAAAKAKTQALEAQLAQMQRAARLEQAADQRRALQKTLEQARGVMQQVAALKEQMGHGPDKAAMERIETARDALALADQAQQLGAFALTVTYETGQEGRLTLDGVPLAGGTRIPLPEGGRLDAPGLGRIDLHPGDGAGRDQLDQAQRALAAALEAAQCDSVALARAAHQARQEARIRLEEAEGQLQVLAPEGVLVLMQHLDALPVDTSPVEAGMPQTGPEDESLEQLETRLVSQRTELDRAAVALDQARQSEARHRLDLEGARVSHQAALQRLERAEAALAGQSDTPERLAELQHRQAELQQDLAAQQAQYLALQQEAPDLAPARARAARAKSEQAATREAIQAHLRDLAVLDSRIATTAGMAVEEELAEVRDQLIAAQNRLAAVEFEVSVLRRLDQALEQARSAAQEAYIGPVLQELQPLLRLLWPEARLGLDAGQVLPDQLMRAGQEEAFDSLSGGTQEQIALLVRLAFARLLARKGQAAPIILDDAIVYTDDARIEKIFDALTLQADEMQILVFTCRQKSFRALGGTQLSIRPVSDSV, encoded by the coding sequence TTGGCCCCGCGCGCCGGGGGAGAGCCTCGGGTTGAGGTGGAGATTGAACTGGACGGCAGCTGTTATCGCCTGGCCAAGCAGTTCCAAAAGACCTCGGGCAAGGGCGACCTGCGGATCTGGCAGGGGGCGCAGCTTTATCTGCAATCGGATGCGGCAGAGGCCTGGCTGCAAAACCTTATCAAATCCCCCAAAGAGGGCGGCCCCTCCGGGTTGCTCTGGGTGCGTCAGGGGTTGACCAATTTTGCCGACGCAAAGGAAACCCTGGCGGCGCGGCAGGATCTGATGTCGTCGGTCGCGGGGGAGGTGGATAGCATCACCGGCGGCCAGCGCATGGATGTGATCCGGCGCGATGTGCGACAGTCACTGGATCGGCTGGTGACTTCGCGCGGGGCAAAAAAAGGCGGCGCGCTGGACCAGGCGATGACCGAGGTTACTACGCTTGCGGCGCGCGAAGAAGAGCTCGCGGCCAAGGTGCACGAGCTGCGCGGGCAGCTTGACCAGCGCCAGGATCTGCGCCGCGAGCTGGCGGATCTGCAGGATCCCGAAGCACAGCAATCGCTGGAGACGCGTCTGCGCCAGTCTCAGCAAGAGCTGCAGGCCGCTGAGCACTATCAGGAAAAGCTGACCGTCGCAGAGCAGGCGCTGCGCAATGCCACCCTGGTGCTGGACAATCACAACAGCGCCTTGGCCGGGTTTCTGGCGCGTCGCCAGGACCGTGCCGAGGCCGAGCAGGCCCGCAGTGAGGCGGCGGAAACCCTGAAACGGATCTCCGACGTTCTCGACCCGGCCCATGCCGAGGCCCAGCAGGCGGAGCAGGTTTTGGCGGCGGCCAAGGCCAAAACCCAGGCGCTGGAAGCGCAACTGGCCCAGATGCAGCGGGCTGCACGCTTGGAGCAGGCTGCAGATCAGCGCCGTGCCTTGCAAAAGACGCTGGAGCAGGCCCGCGGTGTCATGCAGCAGGTTGCCGCGCTAAAGGAGCAGATGGGTCATGGCCCCGACAAGGCTGCGATGGAGCGGATCGAAACCGCCCGCGACGCCCTGGCTCTGGCGGATCAGGCGCAGCAGCTGGGGGCCTTTGCCCTCACAGTCACCTATGAGACGGGCCAGGAGGGGCGCTTGACGCTGGATGGGGTGCCGCTGGCTGGCGGTACTCGCATTCCCCTGCCAGAGGGGGGGCGCCTGGATGCGCCTGGTCTGGGCCGTATTGATCTGCACCCGGGCGATGGCGCTGGACGCGATCAACTGGATCAGGCGCAGCGGGCGCTGGCTGCGGCGTTGGAGGCGGCGCAGTGCGACAGTGTCGCGCTGGCCCGTGCGGCCCATCAGGCCCGCCAAGAAGCACGCATCCGGCTGGAAGAGGCCGAAGGCCAGCTGCAGGTTCTGGCGCCCGAAGGGGTGCTGGTACTGATGCAACACCTTGATGCTCTGCCGGTTGATACCTCCCCGGTAGAGGCGGGCATGCCGCAAACCGGGCCTGAGGATGAAAGCCTGGAGCAGCTGGAAACCAGGCTTGTTTCGCAGCGCACAGAACTGGACCGGGCAGCTGTTGCACTGGACCAGGCACGTCAAAGCGAAGCCCGTCACCGGTTGGATCTGGAAGGTGCGCGCGTCAGCCATCAGGCGGCGCTGCAACGGCTGGAGCGTGCCGAGGCTGCGCTGGCGGGACAAAGCGACACGCCGGAAAGGCTGGCGGAGTTGCAGCACCGTCAGGCGGAGTTGCAGCAGGATCTGGCGGCGCAACAAGCGCAGTATCTGGCCTTGCAGCAGGAGGCGCCGGACCTGGCCCCGGCGCGGGCCCGGGCTGCGCGGGCCAAATCCGAGCAGGCCGCGACCCGCGAGGCCATCCAGGCGCATCTGCGCGACCTTGCCGTTTTGGACAGCCGCATTGCCACCACCGCAGGCATGGCCGTCGAGGAGGAGCTGGCCGAGGTGCGGGATCAGCTTATTGCGGCGCAAAACCGGCTGGCGGCGGTGGAGTTTGAGGTTTCGGTGTTGCGGCGGCTTGACCAGGCGCTGGAACAGGCGCGCAGCGCCGCGCAAGAGGCCTATATCGGGCCAGTGCTGCAAGAGCTGCAACCGCTGTTGCGGCTGCTTTGGCCCGAGGCACGTCTGGGGCTTGATGCCGGGCAGGTCTTGCCGGATCAGCTGATGCGCGCCGGCCAGGAAGAGGCCTTCGACAGCCTGTCGGGAGGCACCCAGGAACAGATCGCCCTGCTGGTGCGCCTGGCCTTTGCGCGGCTGTTGGCACGCAAAGGCCAGGCGGCTCCGATCATTCTGGACGATGCGATTGTCTACACCGATGATGCCCGCATCGAGAAGATCTTTGATGCGCTGACCCTGCAGGCGGATGAGATGCAGATTCTGGTCTTTACCTGTCGGCAAAAAAGCTTTCGTGCCTTGGGCGGCACCCAGCTGAGTATTCGTCCGGTATCAGATTCTGTATAA